The following coding sequences are from one Streptomyces dengpaensis window:
- a CDS encoding SpoIIE family protein phosphatase, with product MVDRGASALSLPDDWPAHPDPILALNRMGSFAWDLDTGLMLMDAQAHEVFDVRPEEYDGHPETLSLRVPRSEGIRLDTLVAQALKDGSENYGAYFRVRCRDGSLRWTHTQGCIRRDETGRPRRIIGIVRDATQELAEDAARLEQDEQDEARRQQTNVVQITTAALAHARTVQDVIDVLKDSQGLTHLGATSLVMGLVEAARIRLVAEGPEGSFVPGTLVTRIDEQYPMSEVVRTLAPRFIESPEDFAASYPLLWPHITDLGITSAAYLPLIVQARPIGAMGLLYNDRRGFTPEERNVLVALGSSIAQSLQRAMFYEQEKDLAQGLQQAMLPRSIPSVPGADIAVRYRSASLGRDIGGDWYDLIPLPGGRVGAVIGDVQGHDTHAAAVMGQLRIVLRAYAAEGHTPATVMARASVFLHELDTERFATCLYAEADLSTGVVQLVRAGHIDPLVRHTDGSCRRLPLDGGLPLGLSAEFGCLEYPVTSIELDPGHTLLLYTDGLVEQPGIDLDDAMRTLRGLVSSGPDDVRDLADRLIDVAEERGGDDDVALLLLRRRGLTDQRSGGRLQQHVAAGDPEALTEARHLIRAAVQAWGADERADEIELIADELITNALLHTEGSAIVTLRVLAGSDRRLRAEVEDCSSALPRRREAGESGVSGRGLLLVDRLTDVWGVEARGGGKCVWCEFIVPEED from the coding sequence ATGGTTGATCGGGGAGCGAGTGCCCTGTCACTCCCGGACGACTGGCCCGCCCACCCGGATCCGATCCTGGCGCTCAACCGCATGGGCAGCTTCGCCTGGGACCTGGACACCGGTCTGATGCTGATGGACGCCCAGGCGCACGAGGTCTTCGACGTGAGGCCGGAGGAGTACGACGGCCACCCCGAGACCCTGTCCCTGCGTGTCCCCCGGAGCGAGGGCATCCGCCTCGACACCCTGGTCGCCCAGGCCCTCAAGGACGGCAGCGAGAACTACGGCGCCTACTTCCGCGTCCGCTGCCGCGACGGTTCCCTGCGGTGGACCCACACCCAGGGCTGCATCCGCCGTGACGAGACCGGCAGACCACGCCGGATCATCGGCATCGTCCGCGACGCCACCCAGGAACTGGCGGAGGACGCGGCGCGCCTAGAGCAGGACGAACAGGACGAGGCCAGGCGCCAGCAGACGAACGTCGTGCAGATCACCACGGCCGCGCTCGCGCACGCCCGCACCGTCCAGGACGTCATCGACGTCCTCAAGGACTCCCAGGGCCTCACCCACCTCGGCGCGACGAGCCTGGTCATGGGCCTGGTGGAGGCCGCCCGGATCCGGCTGGTCGCGGAGGGGCCCGAGGGCAGCTTCGTACCCGGCACCCTGGTCACACGCATCGACGAGCAGTACCCGATGAGCGAGGTCGTGCGCACCCTCGCCCCGCGCTTCATCGAGTCGCCGGAGGACTTCGCCGCGTCGTATCCGCTGCTGTGGCCGCACATCACCGACCTCGGGATCACGTCGGCCGCGTATCTCCCGCTCATCGTGCAGGCCCGCCCCATCGGTGCCATGGGCCTGCTCTACAACGACCGGCGCGGCTTCACCCCGGAGGAGCGCAACGTCCTCGTCGCGCTCGGCAGCAGCATCGCCCAGAGTCTGCAGCGCGCCATGTTCTACGAGCAGGAGAAGGACCTCGCCCAGGGCCTGCAGCAGGCCATGCTGCCGCGCTCCATCCCCAGCGTGCCCGGCGCCGACATCGCCGTCCGCTACCGCTCCGCCTCCCTCGGCCGGGATATCGGCGGCGACTGGTACGACCTGATCCCGCTGCCCGGCGGCCGCGTCGGCGCCGTCATCGGTGACGTCCAGGGCCACGACACCCACGCGGCGGCCGTCATGGGCCAGCTGCGCATCGTGCTGCGCGCCTACGCCGCCGAGGGCCACACCCCGGCCACCGTGATGGCCCGCGCCTCGGTCTTCCTCCACGAACTCGACACCGAGCGCTTCGCGACCTGCCTGTACGCAGAGGCCGACCTGTCCACCGGAGTGGTCCAGCTGGTCCGGGCCGGCCATATCGACCCCCTGGTGCGGCACACCGACGGCAGCTGCCGCAGGCTGCCCCTCGACGGGGGGCTTCCGCTCGGCCTGTCCGCCGAGTTCGGGTGCCTCGAATATCCGGTCACCAGCATCGAACTCGACCCCGGGCACACCCTCCTGCTGTACACCGACGGCCTGGTCGAGCAGCCCGGCATCGACCTCGACGACGCCATGCGCACCCTGCGGGGGCTGGTCAGCTCCGGCCCGGACGACGTCCGCGACCTCGCCGACCGGCTCATCGACGTGGCCGAGGAGCGGGGCGGCGACGACGATGTCGCCCTGCTGCTTCTGCGCCGCCGCGGTCTCACCGACCAGCGGTCCGGCGGACGGCTTCAGCAGCATGTCGCCGCCGGCGATCCCGAGGCGCTCACCGAGGCACGTCACCTGATCCGCGCCGCGGTGCAGGCCTGGGGCGCCGACGAGCGCGCCGACGAGATCGAGCTGATCGCCGACGAACTGATCACCAACGCCCTGCTGCACACCGAGGGCTCCGCCATCGTCACCCTGCGCGTCCTCGCCGGCTCTGATCGCAGGCTGCGCGCCGAGGTCGAGGACTGCTCCAGCGCCCTGCCGCGCCGCCGGGAGGCCGG